The sequence below is a genomic window from Gossypium hirsutum isolate 1008001.06 chromosome A11, Gossypium_hirsutum_v2.1, whole genome shotgun sequence.
TCTAAAGAACGGAAAACGTTGTAGATTGTGGGAGGAAAAGGACATCCATCATATCCTAATAAAAAACACTGTAAGCCATTCAACAAAAGTTACatgctatttttttattataaaacatcTAATCAATATATGATTAAAGCTTAGTCTAATTGGTTGATACAACGATTCAtgtttacaaatattaaaaagaatttgtagaaataaatatttaatttcattgaattaTCCTCATTAAAAACtggtttacttagtttaaaatatttatttattgtcttGACTTGAATGGATTGGTTGTTAAGTCTTTTGTCAAACACTTGTTTGGCACGAATTTGAACCGTGCAACCCTCGTCCCCTACTCCTAATATCGAAAATGctttatttaacatattttgaGTATAATAATGCTAAATAAGAATAtaaagtttcaaaaattttatcttaCATTATACAccatttattttgttttcttaatatttttaggcTACAGAAACGGTTGAAAGCATGGTGGTCGATAATAAAAGGTAAACTTATATCTATTTGTACTGtaaataatgacttttttttaaatatgataagAAACTATAAGAAAACCTTTGAAGCTCAATGTTTCAatgtttaattatgaaatttatctAACAGCATATTACTATTTCAAAAGTATCAATAGATTAATGGCATATATTTAACGCACTaataatgtatataaattaattagaTTATAACATGTCatctaaatttctttttaaaatttcatttttaattatgagTCATTATTTGGTTCATTAACTTGTATAGAGTTATGCATTTTTTTAGATAAAATATAAAGGATTAAGTAATTTGACGTTGGGTAAGCATGTGCTTAATAtggatatgtttaattttttttcctaaaaaaaaggggttttttCCATGTACTTAAAAGATTTTGTTTAAAAGATCATACCTTAATACCTATATTCGAATATGCATTAGATATAAGTACTAGATATAAGTATTTAATACTCATGTACTTAAAAGATCATACCTTAATACCTATATTCGAATATGCATTAGATATAACAACATAGCTTTTAGATATtgaatgtattttttatattctaagcTCATTTTTATTTTGCTCATGGTTATTAGGGAATCAAGCAAGATGCTCAACTTGAGTCCTGATGCCTTCTCGAATATGAAAAAATTGAGATTGCTCAAAGCGCTTTGCCTCTCAAATTGTAATTAtctcaaatatctttctaatgAGTTACGACTTTTAGATTGGAAAGGATGCCTTTTAAGATCGTTGCCTTCAAGCTTCCAACCGGACAACCTTGTCGCACTTCTCTTACCATACAGTTGCATTGAACAACTATGGAAGGAAAATAGAGTAAGAATTCACTCATCTGATCCTTgtgtttttagaattttaatatgtatgattaaaatttgattaagataaaaaataaaaaaaaaacaaaaatgagctttattatgttctcttttctctctaatttgttattattttcgaCAGCCCTTGTACAAGTTGAAAATTATCAACCTTGAAGGGTCCCAAAACCTGATCAAGACACCAGACTTCACAACAGCAAAAAATCTTGAAGTTTTGATTTTGGAAGGTTGTACCAAATTAGTAGAAGTTCATCCATCAATTGGGGTGTTTAAGAgccttaaacttttaaatttaagaGATTGCAAAAGTCTTAAGAGTCTTCCGACCAAAATTGGTATGGAATCTCTTGAAACATTAATTCTTTCGGGTTGCTCAAGTCTTGTAAGTTTTCCGGAGATTGATAGAAAAATGGAACATCTAAAAACTCTTGATCTTTCAGGTTGTCACAGAGTTGAAAATTTGCCAGAGAAGTTGCAGCAAGCAGAGTTTTTGGAAGTGCTCAACTTGAGTGAAACAGCAATAGCAGAACCACCATccttcatttttcaatttaaaaatcttaaagttTTCTCTTTCAATGGGAGAAAGGGACCATCATCTAAGTTACTACTAAACCTGCCTTCTCTTTTCAAGGTAATCCAAAGAGGAAGGACGAATTTCATGGCTCCAATGTTGCCTTTGTTGTCAGGTTTGTGTTCATTAAGAGAGTTAAATCTAAGGGACCACGGTCTTTGTGAAGGAGATATTCCTAGTGATATTTCTGGTCTATCCTCTTTGAGACGTCTTAATCTTAGCGGTAACAATTTCATCAACATGCCTGCCCCTCTTACTCGACTTTACAAGCTTGAATTTCTTATATTGGCAAATTGCGGCTTATGCCATTTTGGTGAAGGAGATATTACTAATGATATTTCTTGTCTATCCTATTTGAAAAGTCTTGATCTTAGAGAGAACAATTTCGTCAGCACACCTGCATCTCTTACTCGACTATCCAACCTTCAATTCCTTGGATTATCAAATTCCAGGGAGCTTAAGTTGCTGCCTGAGCGTCTAACAAATATAGCAAGGGTGTTGCTAGATGATTGTGCTTCACTTGAAGTAGTTGCAAGTCCATCAAAAGTATGCAATTTTGAGCGTTGGGGTTCCATTAGAGCCACTAACTGCTACAAATTGGCTGAGAACATCAATGCATTAACATTCCTAAAAAAACATCTTATGGTCGATTAATCATTCTTTATTTCCCTTTTATACCTGAGAATTTATAGTTTTAGTTACCAAACGGCTGGTCTTTTATTTTGCAGGCATTTGCAAATTCAAGAAGCATGTTTGATGTTATTATACCTGGAAGTGAAATCCCAGAATGGTTCAACCAACAAAGAGATGACTCTTCAATTATGATACCTCTACCTCTCAATATTCAGAATGATAGTCAATGGATTGGAGTTGCTTCTTGCTGCATTTTTGTAACTGATGATGCTTCCACGGATAAGGCCATCAGCTGTAGAGCTTTTATCCATTGTAGAAATTCTAGACAAACCGGTTGTAATGGATCTCTCTTTCAAGCTAGAAATCCTCGATGCGTCAATTCGAGTAGTTATTCATTTGGTAAACAAAATAATCAGCCCATAACGAAGGATCACCTTTTCTTCGTTATTGGTCGCGTGATAAATTATATCCATTTTCCTTGGAAGATAAATGTGCTAAATGTGAAACCAAGAATTTACCGACAACAGGTTGGTCAAATCAGGAATGTGACGAGCTTAAGCTGTCTTTCAGAGGTTTTGACGGTGTTAGAATAAAAGAGTGGGTGAAGAAGTGTGGTGTTAAAATTGTGTATGAGAAAGATTTGgaagaaataaaagagctgcAGTGCCATACCACTCATTGTTCTGCTACTTTCGAAGATATCCATCAACACTCTTCTGACAACGATGGATCAATAGGTAGCACTTCCCTTGTAAAACGAAAGCGTAATATCTCTGAGGAGGCTGAGGAAGAAGGGTCACAACCAAAACGGAtgcaaaaaattttcaattttataatggGCGGACGAGGAAAGAAATATTAACTGTGGTAAACTACTTAACTTGTCTTGTCTTATCCTAttaattcttttttgttttccACATGTATGTTGTTTATATAATTTGgctaaatgataaatttagccactaatatttgtgtattttgttaaaatgatcctaattatattttttagcTTTTTTGGCTCTCAACCTTTGTTCTTTTCTTCAATCCGTTTTTTaacagatttaatgaataaattcaaggtctcaatttttattttctttcaaaaggTTTTAATATTTCATAGGTTTGTTTGCTGAGAAGTTTTTCtactgaattaattttttttagataattacgattattttctttaaattaaaagttattttttaatttaatgtattatttatttattttattattttccatatgtgattattttattgggttatctaagtaataaattatatttcattaaaaatattccacatatgAATTTCTACATCATTCTCGTTAACTTTTTTAACA
It includes:
- the LOC121210102 gene encoding TMV resistance protein N-like, with the protein product MEHLKTLDLSGCHRVENLPEKLQQAEFLEVLNLSETAIAEPPSFIFQFKNLKVFSFNGRKGPSSKLLLNLPSLFKVIQRGRTNFMAPMLPLLSGLCSLRELNLRDHGLCEGDIPSDISGLSSLRRLNLSGNNFINMPAPLTRLYKLEFLILANCGLCHFGEGDITNDISCLSYLKSLDLRENNFVSTPASLTRLSNLQFLGLSNSRELKLLPERLTNIARVLLDDCASLEVVASPSKAFANSRSMFDVIIPGSEIPEWFNQQRDDSSIMIPLPLNIQNDSQWIGVASCCIFVTDDASTDKAISCRAFIHCRNSRQTGCNGSLFQARNPRCVNSSSYSFDKCAKCETKNLPTTGWSNQECDELKLSFRGFDGVRIKEWVKKCGVKIVYEKDLEEIKELQCHTTHCSATFEDIHQHSSDNDGSIGSTSLVKRKRNISEEAEEEGSQPKRMQKIFNFIMGGRGKKY